In Flavobacterium piscisymbiosum, the sequence TAGGAACCCCTGTCGCTACACTATTGGGAACTATGGGAGTTGGAGTAATTGGAATTGCAGATGGAGATAGCATTAGCAAAAGTAATCTTCATAGACAATTTTTATATTATGAAACAGAAATAGGACTTTTAAAAACTGATGTTATAATTTCAAAACTAAGCAAACAAAATCCGGAAACAGAATTTGTGAATTTTCCCTACTTTATTACAGAGAAAAACATTCAAAAAACTTTTACTAACTTTGACATTATTTGTGATTGTACAGATAATGGACAAAGTAGAATCCTTATCAATAATTTTTGTCAAGAGAACCATCTACCATTAGTATATGCAGCTGTAAAAGACTGGGAAGGATACGTTTCGATTTTACATCATAAAAACAAAATTAATTTAGAAGATATATTTAGCGAAAAATCACTTCTTGAAAGCAATACTTCCAGTTGCGAAGTAGCTGGGATTATAAATACAACCTGTACTATTGCCGGAAGCATTCAAGCTAATGAAGTTTTAAAAATAATATTAGATTTAGATGAACAACTTGATGGACAAATTATGTGTTTTAATACTTTAAATATGATTTTTAAAAAGTATAATATTTTAGGCTCTAAGACCAATTAAAGAATAAACTCATGAAAAAATCTATATTTCAAAAAACACTTTTTATTTTACTATTATTACTAAGTTTTATTGGGTTTAGTCAAAATTTATCTTTATCGAAAGATGCTAAAATAAGCGTCCTCACTTGCGGATTAGGTAATGAAACCTATTCTTATTTTGGACATACCGCAATACGAGTTGCTGACCCTGGAAATAATATTGATGTTGTGTATAATTACGGTGCCTTTGATTTTAGAACGCCAAACTTTGTTGCGAAATTTGCAAAAGGAGATTTACAATATTTTGTAATTGTACATTCGTTTCCGGAGTTTATTGAAGAATATAATAATGAGAAAAGAAGTGTATTCGAACAAGAACTTCTTATTGCTCAGGACGCAAAACAAAGGCTTTTTGATAATTTAAATACCACATTAGCTTCTGAAGATCGTTTTTACACTTATAAATTTATTGATAAAAACTGTACATCAATGGTAGTGGATATCATCAATA encodes:
- a CDS encoding HesA/MoeB/ThiF family protein; the encoded protein is MSRYLQQITVSEIGKKGQNKLKNTKVLIIGAGGLGTPVATLLGTMGVGVIGIADGDSISKSNLHRQFLYYETEIGLLKTDVIISKLSKQNPETEFVNFPYFITEKNIQKTFTNFDIICDCTDNGQSRILINNFCQENHLPLVYAAVKDWEGYVSILHHKNKINLEDIFSEKSLLESNTSSCEVAGIINTTCTIAGSIQANEVLKIILDLDEQLDGQIMCFNTLNMIFKKYNILGSKTN